One window from the genome of Gambusia affinis linkage group LG14, SWU_Gaff_1.0, whole genome shotgun sequence encodes:
- the ubp1 gene encoding upstream-binding protein 1 isoform X2 encodes MLFWQSYTENFRAPVQRHGDGDSSSSYTRDVLALPIFKQEDSNLPPESKTKNPPFQYVLCAATSPAVKLHDETLTYLNQGQSYEIRMLDNRKAGELPELNNKMVKSTVRVVFHDRRLQYTEHQQLEGWKWNRPGDRLLDIDIPMSVGIVEPKTHPSQLNAAEFLWDMNKRTSVFVQVHCISTEFTPRKHGGEKGVPFRIQIDTFTQGDGGEYIEHLHSASCQIKVFKPKGADRKQKTDREKMEKRTPQEKEKYQPSYDTTILSETRLEPIIEDSGDHELKKSSKRTLPADCGDSLAKRGSCSPWPDAAYTSTSQAATPSFSSTPLSTYTTSSVLDSDSSSPNHQADSGGHGNSEQLSPTASIQDAQKWLVKNRFSSYTRLFSHFSGSDLLKLTRDDLVQICGPADGIRLFNALKSRSVRPRLTVYVCQESPQGSPLLERHCTIENGDHQSSASLHVYHALYLEDLTAAELIRKIASVCDIPLGRIHQVYRQGPTGIHILLSDQMVYNFSDESCFLISTVKDELGEGLHLILK; translated from the exons ATGTTGTTCTGGCAGTCCTACACCGAAAACTTCCGCGCTCCGGTGCAGAGACACGGCGACggagacagcagcagcagctacacaCG CGATGTGCTGGCTCTGCCCATCTTTAAGCAGGAGGACTCCAACCTTCCACCTGAAAGCAAGACCAAAAATCCCCCATTCCAGTATGTGCTGTGCGCCGCCACCTCGCCTGCTGTCAAGCTGCACGACGAGACGCTCACATACCTAAACCAAG gcCAGTCTTATGAGATCCGCATGTTGGACAACAGGAAAGCAGGGGAGTTGCCAGAGCTCAACAACAAGATGGTGAAG aGCACAGTACGGGTAGTGTTTCATGACCGGCGGCTGCAGTACACGGAGCACCAGCAGCTGGAGGGCTGGAAGTGGAATCGTCCTGGGGACCGTCTTCTTGACATCG ATATCCCCATGTCAGTGGGCATTGTTGAGCCCAAGACTCACCCCTCCCAGCTCAACGCTGCAGAGTTTCTGTGGGACATGAACAAAAGAACGTCTGTTTTCGTTCAg GTGCACTGCATCAGCACGGAGTTCACTCCCAGGAAGCATGGCGGAGAGAAGGGCGTCCCGTTCAGGATCCAGATCGACACGTTCACCCAGGGAGACGGTGGAGAGTACATAGAGCACCTCCACTCTGCTTCCTGtcagattaaagtttttaag CCAAAGGGGGCGGACCGTAAGCAGAAGACTGACAGGGAGAAGATGGAGAAGCGCACCCCTCAGGAGAAGGAGAAGTACCAACCCTCCTATGATACCACTATCCTATCAGAG ACAAGGCTTGAACCCATCATAGAAGATTCGGGTGACCATGAGCTGAAAAAGTCCAGCAAGCGGACACTTCCCGCTGATTGTGGCGACTCCTTGGCCAAGAGAGGCAGT TGCTCCCCTTGGCCAGACGCCGCCTACACCAGCACCAGCCAGGCAGCTActccctccttctcctccacccCACTTTCCACCTACACAACCTCCTCTGTGCTGGACAG tgaCTCATCCTCACCCAATCACCAAGCAGATTCTGGTGGCCATGGCAACTCAGAG CAGCTGAGTCCCACTGCCTCCATACAGGACGCTCAGAAGTGGCTGGTGAAGAACCGCTTCAGCTCCTACACTAGACTCTTCTCTCATTTCTCAG GTTCTGATTTATTGAAGTTAACTCGGGACGACCTGGTCCAGATTTGTGGGCCAGCAGATGGGATCAGACTCTTCAATGCTCTCAAGTCCAG GTCAGTGCGTCCCAGACTGACGGTGTACGTCTGTCAGGAGTCTCCTCAAGGGAGCCCCCTGCTGGAGAGACACTGCACAATAGAAAATGGAGATCACCAGAGCTCTGCTAGTTTACATG TATACCATGCTCTGTACTTAGAGGATCTCACAGCTGCAGAACTCATCCGTAAAATTGCATCTGTGTGCGACATTCCGTTGGGAAGGATCCACCAGGTGTACAGGCAGGGTCCGACAGGCATACACATCCTACTAAGTGACCAG ATGGTTTACAACTTCTCTGACGAGAGCTGTTTTTTGATCAGCACTGTCAAAG ATGAGTTGGGCGAAGGACTTCATCTAATCTTGAAGTAG
- the ubp1 gene encoding upstream-binding protein 1 isoform X3, translating into MAWVLKMDDATIESGLVHDFDASLSGIGQELGAGAYSMSDVLALPIFKQEDSNLPPESKTKNPPFQYVLCAATSPAVKLHDETLTYLNQGQSYEIRMLDNRKAGELPELNNKMVKSTVRVVFHDRRLQYTEHQQLEGWKWNRPGDRLLDIDIPMSVGIVEPKTHPSQLNAAEFLWDMNKRTSVFVQVHCISTEFTPRKHGGEKGVPFRIQIDTFTQGDGGEYIEHLHSASCQIKVFKPKGADRKQKTDREKMEKRTPQEKEKYQPSYDTTILSECSPWPDAAYTSTSQAATPSFSSTPLSTYTTSSVLDSDSSSPNHQADSGGHGNSEQLSPTASIQDAQKWLVKNRFSSYTRLFSHFSGSDLLKLTRDDLVQICGPADGIRLFNALKSRSVRPRLTVYVCQESPQGSPLLERHCTIENGDHQSSASLHVYHALYLEDLTAAELIRKIASVCDIPLGRIHQVYRQGPTGIHILLSDQMVYNFSDESCFLISTVKDELGEGLHLILK; encoded by the exons ATGGCCTGGGTGCTGAAGATGGACGATGCCACCATCGAGTCGGGGCTGGTGCATGACTTCGATGCTAGCCTCTCTGGCATTGGACAGGAGCTCGGGGCTGGAGCTTACAGCATGAG CGATGTGCTGGCTCTGCCCATCTTTAAGCAGGAGGACTCCAACCTTCCACCTGAAAGCAAGACCAAAAATCCCCCATTCCAGTATGTGCTGTGCGCCGCCACCTCGCCTGCTGTCAAGCTGCACGACGAGACGCTCACATACCTAAACCAAG gcCAGTCTTATGAGATCCGCATGTTGGACAACAGGAAAGCAGGGGAGTTGCCAGAGCTCAACAACAAGATGGTGAAG aGCACAGTACGGGTAGTGTTTCATGACCGGCGGCTGCAGTACACGGAGCACCAGCAGCTGGAGGGCTGGAAGTGGAATCGTCCTGGGGACCGTCTTCTTGACATCG ATATCCCCATGTCAGTGGGCATTGTTGAGCCCAAGACTCACCCCTCCCAGCTCAACGCTGCAGAGTTTCTGTGGGACATGAACAAAAGAACGTCTGTTTTCGTTCAg GTGCACTGCATCAGCACGGAGTTCACTCCCAGGAAGCATGGCGGAGAGAAGGGCGTCCCGTTCAGGATCCAGATCGACACGTTCACCCAGGGAGACGGTGGAGAGTACATAGAGCACCTCCACTCTGCTTCCTGtcagattaaagtttttaag CCAAAGGGGGCGGACCGTAAGCAGAAGACTGACAGGGAGAAGATGGAGAAGCGCACCCCTCAGGAGAAGGAGAAGTACCAACCCTCCTATGATACCACTATCCTATCAGAG TGCTCCCCTTGGCCAGACGCCGCCTACACCAGCACCAGCCAGGCAGCTActccctccttctcctccacccCACTTTCCACCTACACAACCTCCTCTGTGCTGGACAG tgaCTCATCCTCACCCAATCACCAAGCAGATTCTGGTGGCCATGGCAACTCAGAG CAGCTGAGTCCCACTGCCTCCATACAGGACGCTCAGAAGTGGCTGGTGAAGAACCGCTTCAGCTCCTACACTAGACTCTTCTCTCATTTCTCAG GTTCTGATTTATTGAAGTTAACTCGGGACGACCTGGTCCAGATTTGTGGGCCAGCAGATGGGATCAGACTCTTCAATGCTCTCAAGTCCAG GTCAGTGCGTCCCAGACTGACGGTGTACGTCTGTCAGGAGTCTCCTCAAGGGAGCCCCCTGCTGGAGAGACACTGCACAATAGAAAATGGAGATCACCAGAGCTCTGCTAGTTTACATG TATACCATGCTCTGTACTTAGAGGATCTCACAGCTGCAGAACTCATCCGTAAAATTGCATCTGTGTGCGACATTCCGTTGGGAAGGATCCACCAGGTGTACAGGCAGGGTCCGACAGGCATACACATCCTACTAAGTGACCAG ATGGTTTACAACTTCTCTGACGAGAGCTGTTTTTTGATCAGCACTGTCAAAG ATGAGTTGGGCGAAGGACTTCATCTAATCTTGAAGTAG
- the ubp1 gene encoding upstream-binding protein 1 isoform X1 gives MAWVLKMDDATIESGLVHDFDASLSGIGQELGAGAYSMSDVLALPIFKQEDSNLPPESKTKNPPFQYVLCAATSPAVKLHDETLTYLNQGQSYEIRMLDNRKAGELPELNNKMVKSTVRVVFHDRRLQYTEHQQLEGWKWNRPGDRLLDIDIPMSVGIVEPKTHPSQLNAAEFLWDMNKRTSVFVQVHCISTEFTPRKHGGEKGVPFRIQIDTFTQGDGGEYIEHLHSASCQIKVFKPKGADRKQKTDREKMEKRTPQEKEKYQPSYDTTILSETRLEPIIEDSGDHELKKSSKRTLPADCGDSLAKRGSCSPWPDAAYTSTSQAATPSFSSTPLSTYTTSSVLDSDSSSPNHQADSGGHGNSEQLSPTASIQDAQKWLVKNRFSSYTRLFSHFSGSDLLKLTRDDLVQICGPADGIRLFNALKSRSVRPRLTVYVCQESPQGSPLLERHCTIENGDHQSSASLHVYHALYLEDLTAAELIRKIASVCDIPLGRIHQVYRQGPTGIHILLSDQMVYNFSDESCFLISTVKDELGEGLHLILK, from the exons ATGGCCTGGGTGCTGAAGATGGACGATGCCACCATCGAGTCGGGGCTGGTGCATGACTTCGATGCTAGCCTCTCTGGCATTGGACAGGAGCTCGGGGCTGGAGCTTACAGCATGAG CGATGTGCTGGCTCTGCCCATCTTTAAGCAGGAGGACTCCAACCTTCCACCTGAAAGCAAGACCAAAAATCCCCCATTCCAGTATGTGCTGTGCGCCGCCACCTCGCCTGCTGTCAAGCTGCACGACGAGACGCTCACATACCTAAACCAAG gcCAGTCTTATGAGATCCGCATGTTGGACAACAGGAAAGCAGGGGAGTTGCCAGAGCTCAACAACAAGATGGTGAAG aGCACAGTACGGGTAGTGTTTCATGACCGGCGGCTGCAGTACACGGAGCACCAGCAGCTGGAGGGCTGGAAGTGGAATCGTCCTGGGGACCGTCTTCTTGACATCG ATATCCCCATGTCAGTGGGCATTGTTGAGCCCAAGACTCACCCCTCCCAGCTCAACGCTGCAGAGTTTCTGTGGGACATGAACAAAAGAACGTCTGTTTTCGTTCAg GTGCACTGCATCAGCACGGAGTTCACTCCCAGGAAGCATGGCGGAGAGAAGGGCGTCCCGTTCAGGATCCAGATCGACACGTTCACCCAGGGAGACGGTGGAGAGTACATAGAGCACCTCCACTCTGCTTCCTGtcagattaaagtttttaag CCAAAGGGGGCGGACCGTAAGCAGAAGACTGACAGGGAGAAGATGGAGAAGCGCACCCCTCAGGAGAAGGAGAAGTACCAACCCTCCTATGATACCACTATCCTATCAGAG ACAAGGCTTGAACCCATCATAGAAGATTCGGGTGACCATGAGCTGAAAAAGTCCAGCAAGCGGACACTTCCCGCTGATTGTGGCGACTCCTTGGCCAAGAGAGGCAGT TGCTCCCCTTGGCCAGACGCCGCCTACACCAGCACCAGCCAGGCAGCTActccctccttctcctccacccCACTTTCCACCTACACAACCTCCTCTGTGCTGGACAG tgaCTCATCCTCACCCAATCACCAAGCAGATTCTGGTGGCCATGGCAACTCAGAG CAGCTGAGTCCCACTGCCTCCATACAGGACGCTCAGAAGTGGCTGGTGAAGAACCGCTTCAGCTCCTACACTAGACTCTTCTCTCATTTCTCAG GTTCTGATTTATTGAAGTTAACTCGGGACGACCTGGTCCAGATTTGTGGGCCAGCAGATGGGATCAGACTCTTCAATGCTCTCAAGTCCAG GTCAGTGCGTCCCAGACTGACGGTGTACGTCTGTCAGGAGTCTCCTCAAGGGAGCCCCCTGCTGGAGAGACACTGCACAATAGAAAATGGAGATCACCAGAGCTCTGCTAGTTTACATG TATACCATGCTCTGTACTTAGAGGATCTCACAGCTGCAGAACTCATCCGTAAAATTGCATCTGTGTGCGACATTCCGTTGGGAAGGATCCACCAGGTGTACAGGCAGGGTCCGACAGGCATACACATCCTACTAAGTGACCAG ATGGTTTACAACTTCTCTGACGAGAGCTGTTTTTTGATCAGCACTGTCAAAG ATGAGTTGGGCGAAGGACTTCATCTAATCTTGAAGTAG